Proteins encoded in a region of the Neodiprion lecontei isolate iyNeoLeco1 chromosome 5, iyNeoLeco1.1, whole genome shotgun sequence genome:
- the LOC107225910 gene encoding protein VAC14 homolog: protein MISERDYAPLSAACIRSLNDKLYEKRKAAAVEIEKMVKEFAANNNTVLIKRLLKVLGQDFATSQNPHTRKGGLIGLAAIAVGLGKDTGQYTEELIHPILACFCDPDLRVRYYACESLYNVVKVARASVLPQFTDIFSALSKLACDSEQSVKNATELLDKLMKDIVTESGMFDLVGFMPLLRERIYTKNPFGKQFVIAWVSVLDAVPDIDFIIFLPEILDGLFRILEDPTLEIKKITDTVLGEFLRSIKSNPDRVDFSSMINILITHAQSSDELLQLTAITWIKEFVQLSGPAMLPYMSGIFTAVLPCLAYDGDNRKNIKETAVKVNNSLMKLITMENTEAVNETLSPGEDSTGDSGKLSHPLAETLDLSSVVEVLIKHLMHTSVQTKVAVLKWIHHLFTNIPHRMFNHIDEFFPVLMRNLSDSSDDVVQQDLIVLAEIISSKSIDDSISRNKYYKKFIVNLLRLFSTDRHLLEERGNFIIRELCVLLSAEDIYKTLAIILSEEQNLRFASIMVQTLNVILLTSSELFDLRNKLKDLETRESCDLFVCLYESWSHNPVATVALCFLTQNYGHVCDLIRSFGNIEVTVEFLTEIDKLVQLIESPIFTYLRLELLEVGKSEALIRALYGLLMILPQSEAFMTLHRRLAAIPPREPLHEHPRTNALSGPAERIDFQKLLKHFVSVQEKHKDQKLKQRQTALIERDVSHLDI, encoded by the exons ATGATATCAGAGAGAGATTACGCGCCGCTGAGCGCAGCGTGCATCAGATCTTTGAACGACAAGCtttacgaaaaacgaaaagcaGCTGCAGTCGAGATAGAGAA aatGGTCAAGGAGTTTGCAGCAAATAACAACACCGTCTTGATTAAGCGGCTCCTGAAAGTGTTGGGCCAAGATTTTGCCACCTCGCAAAATCCGCACACCAGGAAAGGTGGACTGATAGGTTTAGCTGCGATAGCCGTCGGATTAGGAAAAGACACTGGTCAGTATACTGAAGAACTAATTCACCCAATTTTGGCCTGCTTCTGCGACCCTGACCTCAGAGTCAGATATTACGCTTGCGAGAGCTTATACAACGTCGTCAAAGTAGCAAGAGCCTCAGTCCTCCCCCAGTTCACAGACATATTTAGTGCACTCAGTAAACTGGCCTGTGATTCTGAACAGAGTGTCAAAAACGCTACGGAACTTCTTGACAAATTAATGAAG gatATCGTCACAGAAAGTGGGATGTTTGATTTGGTCGGCTTCATGCCACTGCTCAGAGAGCGTATTTACACTAAGAATCCATTTGGCAAACAATTTGTTATTGCTTGGGTATCTGTTTTGGACGCAGTCCCAGATATAGActtcatcatttttcttcctGAGATATTGGATGGCTTATTTAGGATATTAGAGGATCCGACGCTCGAGATAAAAAAGATAACAGATACTGTTCTTGGGGAGTTTCTCAGAAGTATCAAATCAAACCCTGACAGAGTTGACTTTTCCTCTATGATTAACATCCTTATCACTCATGCCCAGAGCAGCGACGAGCTGCTACAGCTAACTGCTATCACATGGATAAAAGAGTTCGTACAATTATCTGGGCCTGCTATGCTGCCCTACATGTCCGGTATATTTACTGCAGTTTTACCTTGTCTTGCCTATGACGGGGATAATCGTAAGAATATAAAGGAGACAGCTGTTAAAGTAAATAACAGCTTGATGAAACTTATAACAATGGAAAACACAGAGGCAGTTAATGAGACTTTGAGTCCTGGAGAGGATTCTACTGGCG ACTCAGGAAAACTTAGTCATCCATTGGCAGAGACGCTGGACCTATCTAGTGTCGTCGAGGTTCTGATCAAGCACTTGATGCACACATCTGTGCAGACAAAAGTAGCAGTTTTAAAATGGATTCATCATTTATTCACAAATATTCCTCATAGAATGTTTAATCATAtcgacgaatttttcccaGTATTAATGAGAAATTTAAGTGACAGCTCTGACGATGTTGTTCAGCAGGACTTAATCGTCTTAGCAGAGATTATAAGTTCCAAGTCTATCGATGATTCAATAAGtcgtaataaatattataaaaaatttatagttaATCTACTCAGACTATTTTCAACTGACAGACACTTGCTTGAGGAACGAGGTAATTTCATCATCAGAGAATTATGCGTACTACTAAGCGCAGAGGATATTTACAAAACACTAGCTATCATTTTATCTGAGGAACAAAATCTGAGATTTGCCAGTATAATGGTGCAAACTCTGAACGTGATCTTACTAACCAGTTCGGAACTGTTTGATCtacgaaataaattaaaagacTTGGAAACCCGG GAAAGCTGCGACCTTTTCGTATGTCTATACGAATCTTGGAGTCATAATCCAGTCGCTACTGTTGCTCTGTGTTTTTTGACGCAAAATTATGGACACGTTTGCGACCTCATAAGGTCGTT TGGAAATATCGAAGTAACTGTGGAATTTTTAACAGAAATTGACAAATTAGTACAGCTTATCGAATCTCCAATATTTACTT ATCTGAGGCTCGAGTTATTAGAAGTGGGAAAAAGCGAAGCACTAATACGTGCTCTGTATGGCCTTCTCATGATTTTACCGCAAAGTGAAGCATTTATGACGCTGCATCGCCGACTGGCAGCCATTCCGCCAAGGGAGCCACTGCATGAGCACCCTAGAACAAATGCGCTCTCAGGGCCGGCCGAGAgaatagattttcaaaaacttttgaaacacTTTGTTTCAGTTCAGGAAAAGCACAAAGATCAGAAGCTCAAACAGAGGCAAACTGCACTTATCGAAAGAGACGTTAGTCACTTGGACATTTGA
- the LOC107225911 gene encoding inhibitor of nuclear factor kappa-B kinase subunit epsilon, producing MSFLRGSLNYVWCTTSVLGKGATGAVFQGVNKNNGEPVAVKTFNQLSHMRPHDVQMREFEVLKKVKHENIVKLLAIEEEQDGRGKVIVMELCTGGSLFNILDDPENTYGLAESEFLLVLEHLSAGMKHLRDNNLVHRDLKPGNIMKFISDDGSTIYKLTDFGAARELQEDQQFVSLYGTEEYLHPDMYERAVLRKPVGKMFGATVDLWSIGVTLYHVATGNLPFRPFGGRRNKETMFYITTKKASGVIAGTQTSENGPIEWSRELPQNCQLSTGLKKIVTPLLAGLLEVDPQRIWNFDRFFMEVTNTLCRKPVHIFNVHKASLIKVFLHPEEKLIALQTHIQEQTEVAPFSQILLLGEILLLNLIKESTPGKGYPMTTEEKPLMLFAKENNNVALPIDLELLKFPVFANLVSVENDASQAKVACSVGHVCKRRIDRLSHCSRLFRDAVEAFIGLVASELTKLLEKSQRSKEITKAVEDTVTAVQRGEALGQQILKKFGSPSSSEVKNWSNDLSSKSNELLSSLGPAISQLHYRYVKEGNLRAEWENSTRGFWCPWLSKASFRAATLVDRLRDGWQHLLRDRATRSLTYNDEQFHVLERIKVTETGRRLKALLETECVPSMTQRAECFADWYKMAQTVFLQTRILNKDVENYERTLELFSDRLSMESRVAHENLTRSLERLPGQLTTLEKSSAPSEENAKVWKNICKEQEEIAHTVYENCVLIDQLLNETCFPNASSGEEDEENSEHV from the exons ATGTCATTTCTACGAGGATCACTTAACTATGTTTGGTGTACAACAAGCGTTCTTGGCAAGGGGGCTACTGGAGCAGTATTTCAAGGTGTTAATAAGAATAATGGTGAACCTGTAGCAGTGAAGACGTTCAATCAACTAAGTCACATGCGGCCCCATGATGTTCAGATGCGAGAGTTTGAAGTACTTAAGAAAGTCAAGCACGAGAACATTGTGAAGCTCCTAGCGATCGAGGAGGAGCAAGACGGCAGAGGTAAAGTCATAGTAATGGAACTTTGTACAGGTGGTAGTTTATTCAACATATTGGATGATCCAGAAAACACCTATGGATTGGCAGAGAGCGAGTTTCTGCTGGTGTTGGAACACTTGTCAGCAGGCATGAAGCACCTCAGAGATAACAATTTGGTACACCGTGATTTAAAGCCAGGgaatataatgaaattcatATCGGATGACGGGAGTACCATTTATAAGTTAACAGACTTTGGTGCTGCTAGAGAGTTACAGGAAGACCAGCAGTTCGTATCCCTTTACGGTACAGAGGAATATTTACACCCAGATATGTATGAACGAGCGGTTCTTAGAAAACCTGTGGGAAAGATGTTTGGAGCAACGGTGGATCTTTGGTCGATTGGAGTAACTCTGTATCATGTCGCCACCGGCAATCTACCCTTCCGTCCTTTTGGAGGCAGAAGAAATAAGGAAACTATGTTTTACATAACTACTAAAAAAGCTTCAGGAGTAATAGCTGGCACTCAAACTTCAGAGAATGGACCGATTGAATGGAGCAGGGAACTGCCTCAGAATTGCCAGTTGAGTACTGGTCTTAAGAAAATTGTGACACCTCTGCTTGCCGGCCTCTTGGAAGTCGATCCACAAAGGATATGGAATTTTGATAGATTTTTTATGGAAGTCACAAATACGCTTTGTAGAAAACCTGTGCATATATTTAACGTCCATAAAGCGAGCTTGATAAAAGTGTTCCTTCATCCTGAGGAGAAGCTTATTGCCCTGCAAACTCATATTCAGGAACAGACTGAAGTGGCACCATTTTCCCAGATACTACTACTAGGTGAGATCCTGCTTTTGAACTTGATAAAGGAATCCACACCTGGGAAAGGATATCCAATGACTACAGAAGAAAAACCATTAATGTTGTTTGCTAAAGAAAACAATAACGTCGCCCTACCGATCGATTTGGAGCTTCTGAAATTCCCTGTATTTGCTAACTTGGTTTCTGTTGAGAACGACGCCAGCCAAGCTAAGGTCGCTTGCTCTGTTGGCCACGTTTGTAAAAGGAGAATAGACAGATTATCTCATTGTAGCAGATTGTTTCGTGATGCAGTAGAAGCTTTCATCGGACTCGTTGCATCAGAATTAACAAAACTTTTGGAAAAATCTCAACGATCAAAGGAGATAACTAAAGCTGTTGAAGATACCGTAACTGCGGTCCAAAGAGGAGAAGCACTAGGGCAACAAATACTAAAGAAATTTGGCAGTCCTTCGTCAAGCGAAGTAAAAAATTGGTCTAACGATCTCAGCTCGAAAAGCAATGAACTTTTAAGCAGTCTTGGGCCTGCAATTTCCCAGCTACATTATAG GTACGTCAAAGAAGGTAATCTGCGGGCAGAATGGGAAAACAGCACTCGTGGATTTTGGTGTCCTTGGCTCAGCAAAGCGAGTTTTAGGGCAGCAACATTAGTGGATCGATTACGAGATGGCTGGCAGCATTTGTTACGTGACAGAGCAACTCGCAGTTTAACGTATAATGACGAGCAATTTCACGTTTTGGAGCGGAtaaaa GTAACAGAAACTGGACGCAGATTGAAAGCTTTATTGGAAACTGAGTGTGTTCCTTCCATGACTCAGAGAGCTGAATGTTTTGCAGATTGGTACAAAATGGCACAGACTGTTTTCTTGCAAACTCGTATTTTGAACAAAGATGTAGAGAACTACGAACGTACATTAGAATTGTTTTCTGATCGTCTGTCTATGGAGAGCAGGGTAGCGCACGAAAATTTGACTCGTTCGTTGGAGAGACTACCTGGCCAATTAACGACGTTAGAGAAGTCTAGTGCACCAAGTGAAGAAAATGCCAAAGTATGGAAAAACATCTGCAAAGAGCAGGAAGAAATCGCTCATACAGTCTACGAAAATTGCGTTTTAATCGACCAACTTCTCAATGAAACATGTTTTCCTAACGCAAGTTCCGGCgaggaagatgaagaaaacTCAGAACATGTTTGA